A portion of the Acidobacteriaceae bacterium genome contains these proteins:
- a CDS encoding TonB-dependent receptor, whose amino-acid sequence MISLLTLGALAQNVTSGVTGVVTDSSGALVVGASVVARNTATGLTFPTKTNKSGIYNLASLPPGPYTLAITGQGYGKSTVPQFALESAQTAHYNIQLVVGEASTTVVVSSAAPILNTQDATLSTTLGSTEISKLPLVADNIMTLGLLTPGAIQPNPGAYDNIYHSTGFSNQSFNVNGNREQSNNFTLDGLDINDAIDNWMAYTPSRNSLQEYQMITGNNTAEYGNANGGQVVMTTKSGTNQFHGSAFFQMQNTLLNANSWLQKHTATITPRQPLNRTYFGGTLGGPLMKNKLFFFVDYRGVRQHQTGVNLSTQPDPAYLNNPAHDETGQAGLKGTGTAYDPYLNTTVPISNPAAEYLLQHPTWYPVCNQYNPGQAVGTGCVRNSSGANYEGFTRNGTLINQGDVKLDWRLRESDMISGRFTRVQNSTKTTAVAMPVDTPLSGDYPYIGFVVNWTHTISPNLLNEARVGYSRSRYTNYPVDITGLIGTTGLQNLGIPGPTQVFPGVPTVTFSGTGPAVGSFGPSNGGRATDGMTNAFTYGDKISWFHGRNSIKFGAQAVRYQENRYYSGNIGPLGSWTFTGSTTNSSISTGSAWADFLEDKASAFSVGSSSGRWGARQWRPAIYFQDDYKALPNLTFNLGVRWEYDQPMYEVNNRQSNTDPSTGAITFAGVNGASRALYNSYWLGFMPRVGFAYTPGSSNRLVIRAGYGITNYMEGMGAGQRLTQNPFFIYSAAGTAVTTPEQMSIGYPALTAVTPATLNSNLLGWDVHLKPALVQQFDLILAYQISNTLALQAGYVGQDGDHLANLIGLNQAPCSILATSATSTPCNSPLATKLPALANHNVQYTQSEGVMNYNALQVTLRKNTTHNIFYLFNYTFSKSMTDSSGYYGSGGVLGSTYAYPQDSTNLAGDYGPSYFDARHLLSFAVTYKLPFGRGELIGSHWNRLEEALLGGWNTSMTGNYHTGFAQSVYSTTYYKVNGASANPIRANQYRPLKIVNRSYAHWLGTDPSAGYTAVNKTTNTSAVYSTVASPANPTMNQKASSNVIYTKNDNGVAAFGEELSTGFGTSHVGVLRDPGYHNFNAAMNKDFALPGSVVLGFRVDAYNVFNGVSWAAVESNISNSSFGAISSSGTSTTERHLQLALTLKF is encoded by the coding sequence TTGATCAGCCTGTTAACGTTGGGTGCGCTGGCACAGAACGTTACCTCCGGCGTTACAGGAGTGGTGACCGACTCGTCCGGCGCCCTTGTGGTGGGTGCCTCCGTGGTCGCGCGTAATACTGCGACAGGTCTGACGTTTCCGACCAAGACGAACAAGAGTGGCATCTATAACCTGGCGTCACTTCCGCCAGGGCCCTACACGCTTGCCATTACGGGGCAGGGCTACGGAAAGAGCACGGTTCCGCAGTTTGCTCTCGAGAGTGCCCAGACTGCTCACTACAATATTCAGCTGGTCGTTGGAGAGGCGAGCACAACAGTTGTCGTTAGCTCTGCCGCACCCATTCTGAACACGCAGGATGCAACGCTCAGCACGACGCTTGGGAGTACCGAAATCTCCAAGCTGCCGCTGGTGGCGGACAACATTATGACGCTTGGGTTGCTGACTCCGGGCGCGATTCAGCCGAACCCCGGCGCTTACGACAATATCTATCACTCGACGGGTTTTTCGAACCAGAGCTTCAATGTGAACGGCAACCGCGAGCAGTCCAACAACTTCACCCTGGATGGTCTCGATATTAACGACGCCATCGACAACTGGATGGCCTACACTCCGTCGCGAAATTCGCTGCAGGAGTACCAGATGATCACCGGAAACAACACCGCTGAGTATGGCAATGCGAACGGCGGGCAGGTGGTGATGACGACCAAGAGCGGAACCAACCAATTCCATGGCAGCGCGTTCTTCCAGATGCAGAACACGCTACTCAATGCGAACTCCTGGCTTCAGAAGCATACGGCTACGATCACTCCTCGGCAGCCGCTGAACCGCACCTACTTTGGCGGCACGTTGGGCGGACCGCTGATGAAAAACAAGCTCTTCTTCTTCGTCGATTACCGTGGAGTGCGGCAGCATCAGACGGGCGTGAATCTGAGCACTCAGCCAGACCCTGCGTATTTGAATAATCCTGCGCATGACGAGACCGGTCAGGCTGGGCTGAAGGGCACGGGCACGGCCTACGACCCGTATTTGAACACTACCGTACCGATCAGCAACCCTGCGGCTGAATACCTGTTGCAGCATCCGACGTGGTACCCCGTTTGCAATCAGTACAATCCTGGGCAGGCCGTTGGTACTGGTTGCGTCCGTAACTCTTCAGGTGCTAACTACGAAGGTTTTACCAGAAACGGAACGCTGATTAATCAGGGCGATGTGAAGCTCGACTGGCGTCTTCGCGAGTCGGATATGATCTCTGGTCGCTTTACAAGAGTGCAGAACTCAACGAAGACGACCGCTGTCGCAATGCCCGTCGATACACCGCTTAGCGGCGATTATCCATATATCGGATTTGTCGTGAACTGGACGCATACTATCTCTCCGAACCTGCTGAATGAAGCTCGTGTGGGTTATAGCCGGTCACGTTATACGAACTATCCTGTGGACATTACAGGGTTGATTGGAACGACGGGGTTGCAGAATCTCGGAATCCCGGGGCCGACTCAAGTATTTCCAGGTGTTCCCACGGTCACTTTCTCTGGTACCGGGCCTGCCGTTGGTAGTTTTGGTCCTTCCAACGGAGGACGAGCAACGGACGGCATGACGAATGCCTTTACCTATGGAGATAAAATCAGCTGGTTCCACGGCCGTAACTCCATTAAATTTGGTGCGCAGGCGGTTCGTTATCAGGAAAACCGTTATTACTCCGGAAATATTGGTCCGCTAGGCTCCTGGACGTTCACTGGCAGCACCACGAATAGCAGTATTTCGACTGGTAGTGCATGGGCGGATTTCCTTGAAGATAAAGCCAGTGCTTTTAGCGTAGGAAGCAGCTCCGGCCGTTGGGGTGCACGGCAATGGCGCCCGGCTATCTACTTCCAGGATGACTATAAGGCGCTTCCCAATCTTACCTTCAACCTTGGCGTTCGCTGGGAGTACGACCAGCCGATGTACGAAGTGAATAACCGCCAAAGCAATACGGACCCTTCAACTGGTGCCATCACCTTTGCGGGTGTGAACGGTGCGAGCCGTGCACTCTACAATTCGTACTGGCTAGGCTTTATGCCTCGGGTTGGTTTTGCGTATACGCCTGGCAGCAGCAATCGCCTGGTTATTCGCGCCGGTTACGGTATCACCAACTATATGGAAGGAATGGGAGCAGGCCAACGGCTTACACAGAACCCGTTCTTTATCTATAGTGCCGCAGGTACTGCTGTAACTACGCCTGAGCAGATGAGCATAGGCTACCCGGCTCTGACTGCTGTTACCCCTGCGACGCTCAACTCGAATCTTCTTGGGTGGGATGTTCATTTGAAGCCTGCTCTGGTTCAGCAGTTCGACCTGATACTTGCGTATCAGATATCGAACACGCTTGCACTGCAGGCAGGGTATGTCGGACAGGATGGTGACCACCTGGCGAACTTGATTGGTCTGAATCAGGCACCATGCTCTATCCTCGCCACTTCGGCCACCTCTACGCCTTGCAACTCTCCTTTGGCGACCAAGCTTCCAGCTCTGGCAAATCATAATGTTCAGTACACGCAATCAGAAGGCGTGATGAACTACAACGCACTGCAGGTTACCCTGCGCAAAAATACAACGCACAACATTTTCTATCTGTTCAATTACACGTTCAGCAAATCCATGACGGACAGCAGTGGCTACTATGGCTCAGGTGGTGTGCTCGGCTCTACCTATGCTTATCCGCAGGACAGCACGAACCTTGCTGGCGACTATGGCCCATCCTATTTCGATGCGCGCCATCTTCTTTCGTTCGCCGTTACCTATAAGCTTCCGTTCGGTCGCGGCGAGTTGATTGGAAGCCACTGGAACCGTCTGGAGGAAGCTCTTCTCGGTGGATGGAATACCTCGATGACGGGAAACTATCACACAGGCTTTGCTCAGTCGGTTTATTCGACCACGTATTACAAGGTCAACGGAGCAAGCGCAAATCCTATTCGTGCAAACCAGTACCGGCCACTGAAAATTGTCAATCGGTCGTATGCTCACTGGCTGGGAACGGATCCTTCTGCTGGGTATACCGCTGTAAATAAGACTACAAATACCTCTGCGGTCTACAGTACAGTTGCCTCTCCTGCGAACCCCACTATGAACCAGAAGGCAAGTAGCAACGTCATTTACACGAAGAATGATAATGGCGTAGCAGCCTTTGGTGAAGAGCTCTCAACGGGTTTCGGAACGTCGCATGTCGGTGTTCTCCGCGATCCTGGCTATCACAACTTTAATGCTGCAATGAATAAGGACTTCGCTCTTCCTGGAAGCGTTGTTCTCGGTTTTCGAGTCGATGCGTATAACGTCTTCAACGGCGTTAGCTGGGCGGCAGTGGAGTCAAATATCAGCAACTCCAGCTTCGGGGCGATCAGCTCTTCGGGGACGTCTACGACCGAACGTCATCTCCAGTTAGCTCTTACGTTGAAGTTCTAA
- the bglX gene encoding beta-glucosidase BglX: MLRSIKSFAVVGMFALLANAQAKPAAGNDKASTFANALLAKMSVEEKVEQMEQAAGQNYKPAEADALARKGVGSFLFLTDPARINELQRIATTEGPHKIPLLFGYDVIHGFRTINPVPLAMAASWDPALVEHAQSMAAREARAAGVDWAFSPMVDIARDPRWGRIMEGAGEDPYLGEQMAAAQVLGFQGPVIGTPGHILASVKHFGGYGAPFGGRDYDSVDLSEDALHNVYLRPYRAAVKAGAATMMSAYMDLNSVPATGNKWLMQDVLRKEWGFRGFVVSDWAAVQNLQTHGFAADPADAALRAVDAGINMEMTSSVYRENLPQLVRSGKVSMAQLDALVLPILEMKYRLGLFSNPYVDMDAYKRETLSAEQRSSAREAAEQTAVLLKDEGGVLPLAKSAKTIALIGPLADSKVDTLGSWSLHAVPADTITVAQGLREKLPNATLLVDKGVEIVRPTSSIFDGQAPEPKPTLLTEADRKRAFDQAIEDVKRSDVAVLVLGEAMNMSGEQASRATLTLPGKQQELLEAAVATGKPVVLVLMAARPLEIGWAVEHVPAILDVWYPGTEGGHAVASLLTGEANPSGKLPITWPRSVGQVPIFYEHYLTQDPSQIGNRYWDMPSTPQFSFGYGLSYTHFAVENLRLQQATVASANGVLRATVTVRNTGAVAGAEVVQLYTHQRAGSASRPVRELKAFTKLTLAPGQQREVTLDVPASELAYWSPSLRKQVLEPGTFDVWVGDSSEATMHSTFLLK; this comes from the coding sequence GTGTTGCGTTCGATCAAGAGTTTTGCGGTTGTAGGAATGTTTGCATTACTGGCGAATGCGCAAGCAAAGCCTGCGGCTGGAAACGATAAGGCGAGTACGTTTGCCAATGCGTTGCTGGCGAAGATGTCGGTGGAGGAAAAGGTTGAGCAGATGGAGCAGGCGGCCGGGCAGAACTACAAGCCTGCTGAGGCGGATGCTCTGGCACGCAAGGGCGTGGGCTCCTTTTTATTCCTTACCGATCCGGCACGCATCAATGAGCTACAGCGAATTGCGACGACCGAAGGGCCGCACAAGATTCCGTTGCTCTTTGGCTATGACGTGATTCACGGCTTCCGCACGATCAATCCTGTGCCGCTTGCGATGGCTGCGTCGTGGGACCCGGCGCTGGTGGAGCATGCGCAGTCGATGGCGGCGCGCGAGGCCCGCGCGGCGGGTGTGGATTGGGCGTTCTCGCCGATGGTGGACATTGCTCGCGATCCTCGCTGGGGCCGCATTATGGAAGGGGCCGGAGAAGACCCTTACCTTGGCGAACAGATGGCTGCGGCGCAGGTCCTTGGTTTTCAAGGGCCGGTGATTGGAACACCGGGCCACATCCTGGCCAGTGTGAAGCACTTTGGCGGTTATGGTGCGCCGTTTGGCGGGCGCGATTATGACTCCGTGGATCTTTCCGAGGATGCGCTGCACAACGTGTATCTGCGGCCGTATCGCGCGGCGGTGAAGGCTGGTGCGGCGACGATGATGTCGGCGTACATGGACCTGAACTCGGTTCCGGCGACGGGCAACAAGTGGCTGATGCAGGATGTGTTGCGCAAGGAGTGGGGCTTCCGCGGCTTTGTGGTGAGTGACTGGGCTGCCGTGCAAAATCTGCAGACCCATGGCTTTGCTGCCGACCCTGCGGATGCTGCGCTGCGCGCGGTGGACGCTGGCATCAACATGGAGATGACAAGTTCGGTGTATCGCGAGAACCTGCCGCAGCTTGTGCGCTCGGGGAAGGTTTCGATGGCGCAACTGGATGCGCTGGTGCTGCCGATCCTGGAGATGAAGTATCGGCTGGGGCTGTTTAGCAATCCGTATGTGGACATGGATGCGTACAAGCGGGAGACGCTGTCGGCGGAGCAGCGGAGCTCGGCGCGCGAAGCGGCGGAGCAGACAGCGGTGCTGCTGAAAGATGAGGGTGGTGTGTTGCCGCTGGCGAAGTCGGCGAAGACGATTGCGCTGATTGGGCCGCTGGCTGATTCGAAGGTCGATACGCTTGGCTCTTGGTCACTGCATGCGGTTCCTGCTGACACGATTACGGTTGCGCAGGGGCTTCGCGAGAAGCTTCCGAATGCGACTCTGCTGGTGGACAAGGGCGTTGAGATTGTTCGTCCGACCAGCTCGATCTTTGATGGGCAGGCCCCCGAGCCGAAGCCTACGCTGCTTACTGAGGCTGATCGCAAGCGCGCGTTTGACCAGGCGATTGAAGACGTAAAGCGGTCGGATGTTGCCGTGCTTGTGCTGGGCGAGGCGATGAACATGAGCGGTGAGCAGGCCAGTCGCGCGACGTTGACGCTTCCGGGCAAACAACAGGAGTTGCTGGAAGCTGCGGTGGCGACAGGCAAGCCTGTGGTGCTCGTACTGATGGCGGCTCGGCCATTGGAGATTGGCTGGGCTGTAGAACATGTGCCGGCGATCCTGGATGTCTGGTATCCCGGCACAGAAGGTGGCCATGCGGTGGCGAGCCTGTTGACGGGCGAGGCGAATCCGAGCGGCAAGCTGCCGATCACCTGGCCGCGGTCTGTTGGGCAGGTGCCGATCTTCTACGAACATTACCTGACGCAGGACCCGTCGCAGATTGGCAACCGATATTGGGATATGCCGTCGACGCCGCAGTTCTCGTTTGGCTATGGGCTGAGCTACACGCATTTTGCAGTGGAGAACCTTCGCTTGCAGCAGGCAACTGTTGCGTCTGCAAACGGTGTGCTGCGTGCGACGGTTACGGTGCGTAATACCGGCGCGGTTGCAGGTGCAGAGGTCGTGCAGCTTTATACGCATCAGCGAGCGGGGAGCGCATCGCGCCCGGTACGCGAGCTCAAAGCGTTTACGAAACTCACGCTTGCGCCTGGTCAGCAGCGAGAGGTCACGCTGGATGTACCCGCTTCTGAACTCGCGTACTGGAGCCCGTCTCTACGCAAGCAGGTGCTTGAGCCTGGAACGTTTGATGTGTGGGTGGGAGATAGCTCCGAGGCCACGATGCACTCGACGTTTTTGCTGAAGTAG
- a CDS encoding response regulator transcription factor, with the protein MSAPVRLFLLDDHALFREGLLRLLSQDMRFNIVGQSGVPATAVAEILRTGPDVLILDYDLGSQTALGFMTELRQTKFAGRVLLVTAGLPDADALKLIQMGLSGIFHKQQSTEDLQRAILDVASGRVLIDQEYLQAILSAAQAPAVPKFTDREKATMRLLLQGKANKEIAAEFGISESAVKATLQQLFSKAGVRTRSQLVLLAIERYRNEI; encoded by the coding sequence ATGAGCGCCCCGGTGCGGTTGTTTTTGCTGGACGATCACGCGTTGTTTCGCGAAGGTTTGCTGCGGTTGTTGAGCCAGGACATGCGCTTCAACATCGTGGGGCAGAGCGGTGTGCCTGCGACGGCTGTGGCGGAGATTCTGCGTACGGGGCCGGATGTTCTGATTCTGGATTATGACCTTGGCAGCCAGACGGCGCTGGGGTTTATGACCGAGTTGCGGCAGACGAAGTTTGCCGGTCGGGTGCTGCTGGTAACGGCGGGGCTGCCGGATGCAGATGCGTTGAAGCTGATTCAAATGGGGCTGTCGGGAATCTTCCATAAGCAGCAGTCGACGGAGGATTTGCAACGGGCGATTCTGGATGTGGCTTCAGGCCGTGTGCTGATCGACCAGGAGTATCTGCAGGCCATTCTTTCTGCGGCGCAGGCGCCAGCGGTGCCGAAGTTTACGGACCGAGAGAAAGCCACGATGCGCCTGTTGCTGCAGGGGAAGGCGAACAAGGAGATTGCGGCGGAGTTCGGGATCTCTGAGAGTGCGGTGAAGGCGACGTTGCAACAGCTGTTTTCAAAGGCAGGTGTGCGCACGCGGTCGCAGTTGGTGTTGCTGGCGATTGAACGCTATCGCAACGAAATTTAG
- a CDS encoding ATP-binding protein, protein MSLETSRRRRRLRLSSRVRRFVSSKPKMLGLGVGFVAVLVLLEWKLNIDYSLGILYVFPVMIAGTVLTSWEIVLAAILCAYTRGVFINLETPLEHVLRFGMAAVAYIGCGLLIRQITESRRNVLKHYASLRFEQRLRLRAEEQLRLLAQSSPAAILTISSRGEVLAANTAAEEIFGAESNALWKRSIDELVPLFAEALRLPEGISGVRTQASAWAHRLDGQQFPATTWFSIYGEGEDKRLAAILVDVSTEVREREQAHFDDLVRQGRVLAGAVSHEIRNLCAAIAVVHRNLAVSTALQGNEDFEALSRMTAALSQISTFDLRNNSRAHVAPLSLQDFSAEFRVIIGQDWEDAGGVLEWRIPASFPAVQAERQSLLRVLLNLSRNSLRAVEDLPEGAERRFLLEAEERAGAAVLRVSDTGPGLGDPERVFQPFQTGDEENGNGLGLYISRAIAKSFGGDLHYVPTATGCTFELTLRAVAFMRYGDPATLEVAR, encoded by the coding sequence ATGAGTCTGGAGACAAGCCGTCGCCGCCGTCGTTTGCGGCTTTCCAGCCGGGTGCGGCGTTTTGTTTCGAGCAAGCCAAAGATGCTGGGGCTGGGCGTTGGCTTTGTTGCGGTGCTGGTGCTGCTGGAGTGGAAGCTCAACATCGATTACTCGCTGGGCATTTTGTATGTGTTCCCGGTGATGATTGCGGGCACGGTGCTGACGTCGTGGGAGATTGTGCTGGCCGCGATTCTCTGCGCGTATACGCGTGGCGTGTTCATCAACCTGGAGACGCCGCTGGAGCATGTGCTGCGGTTCGGTATGGCGGCGGTGGCGTACATCGGTTGCGGATTGCTGATTCGACAGATTACGGAGTCGCGCCGCAATGTGCTCAAGCACTATGCGAGCCTTCGCTTTGAGCAGAGGCTTCGACTGCGGGCCGAGGAGCAGTTACGCCTGCTGGCGCAGAGCAGCCCCGCGGCGATTTTGACGATCAGTTCGCGCGGTGAAGTGCTGGCTGCCAATACGGCGGCAGAAGAGATCTTTGGTGCTGAATCGAATGCTTTGTGGAAGCGTTCGATTGACGAGCTTGTGCCGCTCTTTGCGGAAGCGTTGCGTCTGCCGGAGGGCATCTCCGGCGTGCGCACGCAGGCGAGCGCCTGGGCGCATCGCCTGGATGGTCAGCAGTTTCCCGCAACGACGTGGTTCTCGATTTATGGCGAAGGCGAGGACAAGCGTCTTGCTGCCATTCTGGTCGACGTATCGACCGAGGTGCGCGAGCGGGAGCAGGCCCACTTCGATGATCTGGTGCGACAGGGAAGAGTGCTGGCCGGAGCTGTTTCGCATGAGATTCGAAACCTGTGTGCGGCGATTGCGGTGGTACATCGGAACCTGGCTGTGAGCACAGCGCTGCAGGGAAACGAAGACTTTGAGGCGTTGTCTCGCATGACGGCAGCACTCTCGCAGATCTCAACGTTTGACTTGCGCAACAATAGCCGCGCTCATGTTGCTCCCCTGTCGTTGCAGGATTTTTCGGCGGAGTTCCGCGTGATCATCGGGCAGGATTGGGAGGACGCGGGCGGCGTGCTGGAGTGGCGAATTCCGGCTTCGTTTCCGGCAGTGCAGGCAGAGCGTCAATCGTTGCTGCGTGTGTTGTTGAACCTTTCGCGAAACTCCCTGCGTGCGGTGGAAGATCTACCAGAAGGTGCGGAACGGCGGTTTCTGCTGGAGGCAGAGGAGAGAGCAGGAGCCGCGGTGTTGCGCGTGTCCGATACGGGGCCTGGACTTGGCGACCCGGAGCGCGTGTTTCAACCGTTTCAAACGGGTGATGAAGAGAACGGCAATGGGTTGGGGCTGTACATCTCGCGCGCGATTGCAAAGAGCTTTGGTGGTGACCTGCATTACGTCCCCACTGCGACAGGATGTACCTTTGAGCTGACGTTGAGGGCGGTTGCGTTTATGAGATATGGCGATCCCGCGACTCTGGAGGTGGCTCGATGA
- the rbsK gene encoding ribokinase: MKSIVVVGSINLDLVANVARMPAEGETIPGTDFATYPGGKGANQAVAAGMLGAKTVMVGCLGDDLLADRLRKALEGAGVSTEAVKTVQGASGSAVILVTESAGNSIVVIPGANAKLRPEDMDAHRELFAAAGVILAQLEIPLDTVERLAQIAGELGVPLVLDPAPAQALSAETLKHVTWLTPNETETQILLSSSGEFVVGDAAAEAADRLLSTGVRNVILKMGERGVYLAGADVERGYVPPYRVHAVDTTAAGDAFNGGFAFALTQGMAPRDAAQFACAVAAVSVTRVGAQPSMPTLEEVDALRNDAVAAG, encoded by the coding sequence ATGAAGAGCATTGTGGTCGTGGGAAGCATCAATCTTGATCTTGTTGCAAACGTTGCACGAATGCCAGCGGAAGGCGAAACGATCCCGGGAACCGATTTTGCAACGTATCCCGGAGGCAAGGGAGCCAATCAGGCGGTCGCAGCCGGAATGCTGGGCGCGAAGACGGTGATGGTGGGCTGCCTGGGAGATGATCTGCTCGCAGACCGATTGCGCAAAGCGCTGGAAGGCGCTGGAGTTTCTACAGAAGCTGTTAAGACCGTGCAGGGCGCTTCGGGGTCGGCGGTGATCCTGGTGACGGAGTCCGCAGGCAACTCGATTGTGGTGATTCCCGGAGCGAATGCCAAGCTGCGGCCAGAAGATATGGACGCGCACCGCGAGTTGTTTGCAGCTGCGGGAGTGATTCTCGCGCAGCTAGAAATTCCGTTGGACACGGTGGAGCGCCTGGCGCAGATTGCTGGTGAGCTTGGCGTACCGCTGGTACTCGACCCTGCGCCAGCACAGGCGCTTTCGGCAGAGACGCTAAAGCATGTGACGTGGCTGACGCCGAATGAGACGGAGACGCAGATTCTTCTCTCGTCCTCGGGAGAGTTTGTTGTCGGTGACGCTGCTGCCGAAGCGGCGGACCGTTTGCTGTCTACGGGGGTGCGCAATGTGATTTTGAAGATGGGAGAGCGTGGAGTCTATCTGGCAGGCGCGGATGTCGAGCGCGGCTATGTGCCGCCGTATCGTGTTCACGCTGTTGATACGACAGCGGCCGGTGACGCATTTAACGGAGGCTTTGCCTTTGCCCTGACGCAGGGCATGGCTCCTCGTGATGCTGCGCAGTTTGCGTGTGCGGTGGCTGCTGTTTCGGTGACGCGGGTTGGGGCGCAGCCGTCGATGCCGACGTTGGAAGAAGTGGATGCGTTGCGGAACGATGCTGTCGCTGCAGGCTAA
- a CDS encoding GRP family sugar transporter: protein MFQPEAYAEVLLLMIVSMLCWGSWANTRKLTAGYPFSLFYWDYVAGIVIGSMLWGFTLGSLHGGPSAFLKNLRSTDGAHVAWALLGGVIFNIANLLLVSAIDIAGMAVAFPVGIGLALIVGTLLNYFIHPAGNPLLIFGGVALVAVAIVLDALAYKRREASGNVSTRGVVLSVVSGLLMGTFYPFVAKSTLGEHALGPYAVAFVFALGVAACSLPFNTYLMKRSLTGDAVTTFGQYAAARGSWHVWGVIGGVIWCTGAVASFVASKANVVGPAVSYAIGQGATMVSAVWGVFVWREFASASAASRRLLPWMFLFFLAGLGAIAVAPLMTK, encoded by the coding sequence ATGTTCCAGCCGGAAGCGTACGCAGAAGTGCTTTTGCTCATGATTGTGAGCATGTTGTGCTGGGGATCGTGGGCAAACACGCGGAAACTGACGGCGGGATACCCATTTTCCCTGTTTTACTGGGATTATGTCGCCGGAATCGTGATCGGCAGCATGTTGTGGGGCTTTACGTTGGGCAGCCTGCATGGTGGCCCCTCGGCCTTCCTGAAAAACCTGCGCTCAACGGATGGGGCGCACGTCGCGTGGGCGTTGCTGGGCGGCGTTATCTTCAATATTGCCAATCTTTTGCTGGTTTCTGCGATCGATATTGCCGGGATGGCGGTGGCGTTTCCGGTAGGTATTGGGTTGGCGCTGATCGTCGGCACGCTGCTGAATTACTTCATTCATCCGGCTGGAAACCCGTTGCTGATCTTCGGGGGCGTGGCGCTGGTCGCTGTCGCGATTGTGCTGGATGCGCTGGCTTATAAACGTCGCGAAGCGAGCGGCAACGTCAGCACGCGCGGCGTTGTGCTGAGTGTTGTGAGCGGCCTGTTGATGGGAACGTTTTATCCGTTTGTGGCCAAGTCCACGCTGGGCGAGCATGCGCTCGGGCCGTATGCGGTGGCGTTTGTGTTTGCGCTGGGTGTGGCGGCTTGTTCGCTTCCGTTCAACACCTACCTGATGAAGCGTTCGCTGACAGGGGATGCGGTGACGACGTTTGGGCAGTACGCTGCTGCGCGCGGATCGTGGCATGTCTGGGGTGTTATTGGTGGCGTGATCTGGTGTACGGGCGCGGTCGCAAGCTTTGTCGCGTCGAAGGCGAATGTGGTGGGACCAGCGGTGTCGTATGCGATCGGGCAAGGCGCGACGATGGTGTCGGCGGTTTGGGGAGTGTTTGTGTGGCGTGAGTTTGCGTCGGCTTCGGCGGCGTCGCGACGGCTGCTCCCCTGGATGTTTCTATTTTTCCTTGCAGGGCTGGGAGCCATAGCGGTGGCCCCACTTATGACAAAGTAA